Sequence from the Phragmites australis chromosome 11, lpPhrAust1.1, whole genome shotgun sequence genome:
CGGAATCAAGCATAGATAAGCAACCTAACTGAGGAAATCGAATACAAGGACAACCGGCTGCTCAATCTCGAACTTCAGCTAATTCCTCCGAGGCAGACAACATACGACTAAAAGACTTTTTTCCAGAAATCAACACCGCAGACTACAATTGCGGATCCAATCTGGCCAACACCTTCTTACTTTTTGGACAAATTTCACATTCGTCACATCAGCTGCACGCAGCTGCAATTAACAGGCGCCAAATCCGCTCAAACCATGATTTCCCGTATCTTAAGTCCCATCTCATCAGATCCAACTGCAAATCCATAGACGTTACAACCGCTGAAACCTCAAATCCGCCACAGCGAAACGAACCTATCCCCCAAACACCGGCACAAACGCCCCCAAATCACCCAAAAACCCGTAGCCTTTTGCTCCTCATCGAACCCCACCCACACACAACGCAGTCACCACGAGAATCAAATCCAAGATAAGCACAAGTGTCACAAATCCCCCCGATCCAAGGCGGTAGGAGGAGGCCTCACCTCGACGGGCGGCAGCGGGGACTGGAGCGGCACAGCCTTAAAGGAGGCGCCCACGGACGCTCTCCCCTTGGCCTTCACCGCGGCCCCGCCGGCGTCGACCACGTAGCTCCACCGCCTCCCGTCCACCTCCTCCAGGCACAGCACCCCGTCCAccgcggccgccggcgccgccgtggGAGCGACCCTCGCCGGCGCCTGCGCCTCGGCCTCGCGCACGGCGACGCGCACCGCCTCCCGCACGGCCACCCGCGCGTCGGGCGCGGGCAGCGTGACAGTCtgcacggccgccgccgccgccgtccgctTCAGCCCCATCGCCGGCGCCATGCGGTGGTCGGGGTGTGCCGCCggtgggggggaggggggtaaGATTTAGATGGGCTCGTCGCGACTCGCGAGAGGTAGGCGTTGCCGTGACAGCGAGACAGCGGCCGCCGAGAGAGAAGGGTGGGTTTATATAGATACATCTTGTGATTCGCTACGTGTACTCGTCTAGCTTCGACACGATTTTTTATATCTGACTGGTACAGTGGGGTCGGGCGTTAGTGGACCCACTTGTCGGGTGTTGTGAGGAGTTCGGGTGGAGCGGTGGTGTGGTCTGTGGTGGACGGACGGGCGGTCGGCTGCTGGTGCCAGCTGGGAAATGGCCGCGTGTACTCCATGGAGCCTACGCTGTGATCGGCTGGTGGACCCAGACGGCTAACGGGCCCGCATGTCATACAGAGTGATGTGGGCCGCGAAGGTGGGAGGGTGACTGGTGAACCGCCGGAATTGAATGGGAGAGAGGCTTGAAGGGTTTGTTGGGTGTGGGTTTTTTTTCGCCGTTCCGTTTCGTTTGGGCGTGATATTTctcagttttttcttcttcgtcAGCAACGTTGGCACACGGCGACGCGACGTGTGTGGTTTCCAGTTTTCGGAAAAAGTAAGGAGACAATATTTGTGAAGCTCAttatgtttcatattttttaagtttaaaatattttcatgttttGTAAGCGGGATGTTACTGTATCATGGCAATTgaaatatttcataattttaatGGAACCAAATAGGTTTAAAGTATGTTCTTATAGAAGTTTAACTATACAACAAACCATtctttatattaaaattgatTATTGATGGGTAATAAGGCGATAAACTGTGACGACTGATCTAACAGTAATAGAAATTAAAGACTACGAGAATGCACGAGGATGGACAATGATGTCATAGAGATAGCTCGTGTTTAGTGATGAAGGGGATCATACTAAATCGGGGGCTCGCCAGCATGGGAGAGGACAACGACGAACAGCGGGCGAGAGAAACTGATGAAAATTCAGGTGCCAAGTGTGGAAGAAAACACTAATTGAATAGACcacgaatatatatatatatatatatatatatatatatatatatatatatatatatatatatatcctatgTCCTAAATTGCTAGCGATTGGTGAGCTCTTAAGTCAGCTCCATCACTGTAGCAGCATTATGTATTACTATAGCACCAATGTATAGCACTTTAGCTACtgtttgtagctattttttaaaaaataaaaaatatatttatcctattttaaaaatagtaataaaacaTAACGCTCATTTATTCTCTCATACATTGGGACCAGAGAAATCCAGCGTCTCTCTGAAAACTTCAGTCATGGGTCAAAAAATTCTCAcgactttatttttttaaattatttcttCTTAcctattttttacaaaataattttggaacaaacatatatattatGCTACCATACAATTATCTTCACATGCAACTTTTTTCTTTGCACCTCGCTCATTTATTCTTTCATACATATGAGACCAGAGAAATCTAGCACCTCTGTTCGGAAACTCTAATCAACGATTAAAAAATCCTCATAaccttatttttttcaaattagtATTTCTATTAATTCTTATAAGGTGCTATCTATTTCCTACgaaataataattttagataacaaatatatatattatgctACTATTCAATTAGctctatatataattttttcctTAACATCTTCATTTGCATTGCAGTATGAACGGGCTAGCGAGCCGATCCGCTAGTCACCTCCTAGTCTGACCAAGAAGACGCTAGAGCTCACGCCACCACGAGAAATCGGAACACCCCCAGCGATGGCTGTCCCTTTCGTGCAGATTCCACGCGATCATGGGTCACGCACGACAGCGAGGCAGCAGGCAGCAGATCGATCCGATAATGGACGGTggtcgccaccaccgccgccgcgtgtGCGGATGTCCGGCGCCCAGACGCGCCGGCCGCGAGAAGATGACAGAGCCAAACCACGCTCGTGCCGGCCGCCGGGGCTAACGCGGCGCTTGATTTTTTGTTGCACCGGGCCGGGGGAATCCAACGAATCACGCGTTTGTTTTCGTGTGGACGCAGATTTTTTTCTCCCTCCCCGTCGGCAGCTCGCCGTCCGCCACCAACCGCAGGTCTTGTCACGCAGTAAGACCTCTCTgactatattttcttcattttatttctttttaatttctctcccttcttagtttttttatttttttatctttaacgGCTCCACTTCGAAGGAATtcgtgaaggaaaaaaaaagataatccTATCCTGAAAGAGAATCTCTTtatgacgggaaccgtgaagaaaaatcattgaaatgctgaaagaaaaaaaatcccttcgtgaagtGAATTTGATTCCTGACGGAAATCCCTTCAGATGATCTAAACATCTTCTTTTTCTCAGCATAACTATGTAGTAATCTTGTGATAGCGTGTACAATAAGTTGACatctttttatataaaaaaaaagtcacttaaaatatcatctatcatgaaagaaaaagaaataacatAGAGAAAGATATCATCTATAAATTAGCAAATGGTCTAAAATATTAGATAATCattttcatagaaaatattttcttcattgtATAAATGTTGATTGTTATTTTTGGCTAACTTTACACGTGCCATTTAATAATTAGATATTATTTAAATTACTTACAGCTAACCCACATAATAtcttatctattatattatttatatatgACATGCAATCATATTACAGATAGTAGCCGTCTATACCACTACACCGTATTAAGAACATGTAGATGAATTTTGTAGAAGAACTCAAATAAAAGCGATGAAGCAATCATAACAAGAGGCCAAAATTTTGGCAAAGCCAACCACAATTTTTTTAAGCACAACTTCAAAAGAGTACCAGTGATTGCCGTTGTCACAAGCCTACTCGACCCTTTATGACCCTTATATTCTTACCTTATACATGAATCTTATGCTAAAAAACTACCTGAAATAATCCTCTTGAGCGCTCATAATTCCCCTATAAATCTTGGATGAGACCTTGTGTTGGCTTAGCTTGAGTTGACTGCTCCTATGTCTTCACCTCCTTATTTATATAGTCCCATCAAGACCTTCCCTCCTACAAATACGAGTCATACTTATAATAGGATTTAATGTCCAAGAGTTCTAATCCGAGTAGAATTTGAATCACCGTGCAACAAACCGCAAAGCCTTTGCTTTACATTATGTTACCACGTTTCGTGATGTCTTCGTTCTTGTACCAAACAAACCAGCACAATCTTACTCGCCGTCCTGTCTTATTGAGGCTATTGAGTGAGGTATAAGTGTGACACCTGCAAGGGACAAATGAAGTGATGAACCCTAGTTTTGCTGCTAACGTGGGCAACTTAAGGTCACCATCTTTGCGCTCGTTACCGTCCTAATATAACTATGTTCGTGCCTAATGTCATATCTTATTGAACGCTGGCATATCTATGAGCATCTTAATAGCGCACTCCCTTGTCTTCTTCGTGGTAACAAGGGAACAAATCTATATAGTTCAAACCAATCAATATATGGAACTACTCAGCATTGTTGTACaattagagcatgtacaatatgGTGTTTAAAGGAGATGCTTAtagaaaaaattagttttttcttAACTGCATTAGCATAGGTGCTTAAACGGAGGGTAATATACTTACTCAAGTACCACTGTTTATATTAGTACTAATAAGatagttaatcatatttaaGCACATGCAGTCTTTGTTTACATTAGAAATTATAATTTCTTTGTAGGTGTTTAACACTCTATTTTCTTAAACAGCTAGTATTGTTTTTGCCTTGAACAAGTAGAGAGGTTTGGTTTGTCCTCCTAAGTAGTTAAACTAAAAATCTGGCCATCCTAAAACATGAGGAATGCATGCTAAGAATAGTGTTTGGTTTATGGGCATTCTTGCTCAACGCAGTTTTCCCCACATTTTAGGCTGTAGGTGATTTGTGCATAGCTCAATTCCATGAGTGTAGCCAAATATCTAAGTGAAGGCCATATTAATTtcacaagcgtgacatcttttTAGCTTGGCAAAGCAGGGCTCAAGCTTGTGTAACTTGTGCCCCTAAATACCCataccgatttttttttttttttggctatgcCAGGCAGTGACAAGTTCTTGGCAGAATATGATGTTTGGTATTTGACATAGCTATGTTCGTGTTGATCTCGGGCTAACCGAGGGACCAAAACTAAGGGGAGTTGAACCCCACAATGCGCCCTGATCGGAGGCGCCTAACCGACAGTTGGTTAAGATCCACTGTGGCCCAACGCTAtaaaaaaaggaaggggtgaGCCGGCATCTAGGATGATCCAACGATCTCCTAGTCTCTCTTGCACCCTAACAAACTCGATCCCGATCGATCTCTAGCTGCCCTTTGTAGGACGACGACAACGCCGGCTTTCTCCTAGGATCCACTACATCAACCTCATCGTCAAGCCGGTGATTGACCACACGCAGTCCACATCAACATTGACTGCGTGAAGACCCGATGGCCTCCTCTTCCAATAACGATAATTTAAGCTCTAATCTCTTTAATCTTAGGTGTTCATGCCTTAGACAATTCATATTAGATATTACAAGCCAAGCCAAAGTTAGGACGGCCCTTTACTAGGAATTTTTCCCGTCCTTTTGCTTTTAAGTCGTCTAGGCATGCACGGCCCAATTCGGTATCAAATTAAGTGAAGGCCAAATTTACAGGGACGACTGAACTTTGACATAGGACAATAGAGTTTGAAACAATAATAGGCGCCCCTGATTCTTGAACAGGTAACAAGTGGAGTACTGCAGTTTCCTGCCATGGTCAAGTGTGTGCCCACTACGGAAAAAAAACTGAGGTCAAGTGACAATTGCCACTGCCCACATATTGGCTCTAAACACCTAGGATTAGTAGTAACACTTCATTTTAATCTTTTCGTGTGCAAGTTGGTCTGTTTCTTGCAGAGGATGGAGAAATCTTATGCCCTTTCTTTGCAGATTTTTTTGGGTTACTAGTTTGATTGTTGAGGAAGCATCCATTAAGAAGAAGACTACATTGGTTAAATTATCTGGGTGTCTGACCAAACGCTTTTCAATGCTGGAGTGTGTCAACATCGGTGGGGCATATTTCTTGTGCGTGAAGCACGTTGATCCATTGGCTTTGGTCATAGCCAGATCAATTACTCCATGTCTGATGGCTAATCACCTCATAATAATTTGTCTATGGAATTGGTTTGCCAGCCCCCATTGAATATTTAATATTGCTTTCAGGTGAATCATACTACACTCTGGTACTTCAGATATTAGATATAAGTATTTTGGATTGGACAATGGTACGTCTAGAAGATATTATTTCGACGCTAAATTCTATAGCAATGTATTTTTTatggaacaattttttttttcaaattataaGATGCATATATTACGGAAACACCCTTTTTCATGATGTATCTAGCGTTATCAATTTCATATGTTTAATTAATGTAGGTACTGTACTTTTCTTCTACACATATATCATGGTCAAAAAGTGGAGTTCGACTGATACGGTTATTGTAAGACTCATATTTACACTGTGACAGGAGTATCCGAAAACTTCACAAGGGTCAACTAAGTGGGTGTACTCAgaattattttgtttttaaCTGAGTCACTGATGAGGCTACTGCTCAGAAGAAACTCTCAGGAAGTGCATGATAGCATCACAATATGAAAAGTTAGAGCAATCTAGGAGTTGATTTGCGTGTTACCCTTTTCTCTAATAATGTCTATGGTTCATAAGAAAGTGGTGTTCTAGAGAGCGTGCCCGTCAACAAATTTAAAGTTTGACCTACAGCATCtttgtatttatttcaatttgtCATATAAAACTGGTATATCTATTCATCTTGAAAACACTTTTATAATAccatatatttcttttatatagGTTAGTAGAAATCCATTATCAAGATTGTGTTTTAAGGACGACGTGCCTAAATATCTATGGTCGAATGGGGTTAAGAATCATTTCTCAGAGCTTCGGCATTTATGTCTTGAAAAAAAAGGCATACAGACGTGCCTCCCTATTTCTAGTTACAACCTGTAACTGCACCTATCTGTAGATTTCCTTTTCTATGACTGCAAGTCCTTTTTGTTGCATAAATCAAAGGTATATTGTTGTATTCTCCGTGCTCCATGTATCGTACACTCCATATAAAAATGTTCAGAAGAACAATAGAAGGCATTGGAATTATAGGTGGTCATAGCCATCGTATCATTGTCAAAGAATATAAGCGCaacataaaagaaaaaacatactCTGCTTTCGACCCAGAAAGCTCACAAAGTTACAAAGAGGACGGCACCTTTTTTTTAAGGAGAAATAATAAAACAACAGTGCCACACCACAGTAGCAATGCAACTTGAGAAAAAAAGTGTTAGTTATGCCGCGACAAACATTCATGGCTCATGGGATGAAATTTCaatactccctccgtccatCTATGTAAgccatattttaaaataaaaaagtttttaaaagtATATTTTGGTCTTTAATTTCTCTTAAATATATTGTCAATTGTTACAAAATCACtatcatattaaaaatattttaaaatatgaatatattaatATAAACTTTGTAAATAAACATCCATATAATTTAACTAACTGTTGATCAAACTttataaaatatgattttttttttcaaataaaaatacaccTTACATTAATAGACACAGGGATGACTGGTATTGTCAATAGCTCTCATATAGTATCCTTAACTAAAACAAAACTAAAGGCCAAGTTTTCTGGCACCACCTAATATTCATGCATCTCATTATCGTAGAAATTTGGTGAGAAAGAAAACGAGGCTAcattttttgtcttcttttaAAGTTTTTCCGGCTCGATGAATTACTTGGAGGCCAGTTTCCCCAGACAGGGTCGGCTAGGGATGATGCTGACCTGGCAGAGGATGAGATGGGACCCACGCCTTCTGACCAATGCTGTGCCAGGGTGCAATTCCAAGCTCTCAAGTTTCGGATATCTCAAGATAAGCAGCTAGCTGatgactaaaaaaatatttgcagaaCATTTGTAgaaagtttcttttttcttttcttgtgaaCATCATTGAAGTGTATTCGGAGGTTAGGAACTAAATAAAACGATTTGGTAGCTGCTGGTggcaaaaacattttttttagaattttagtttaaattctactattttttgaataaatctaattaaaataggttgtatATGGATTGCGaaacacatataattttttttagcatttttAGAGTAACAAAAGACTACCATTTTCTACAGAgaagatgaaaaaagaaaatagagctGTGAATAGTACTTCTGACATTTACAAAGGGGGCAAGGGCTAAGTCCTCTTATGAGACAACAATGGCCTAATCGTCTCATCAGAAGCGGTAAGGTGCGTCTATtcttacaaatatttttattaaaaacctatttatttaaatattaatgttacaaaataaaaaaataaaaaaactctctaTACGTAATGTGTCTGAACTTTTCTTATGGGTAGCGTGGTCCAGCAGCCCACGAACAATAGGCCCAACATGCGGGGAGGAGGCCTAAGTCCGCCCAGTGCTCAGAAAAGAGTTAGCCCatgttctttccttttttttaatctttgtgATTAATTCATTATGTTTGTGGTTTCGTGCCTTTCAacaatttaaaataattgaTTCAATATTTTTATGAAATCTAACATAACAATTTCATAATACACATTCagcattttaaaattttgacgcAACAAATTCATAAAAATGTGGAAATAGCTCATTCAGCATTTTTATTAacttgattcaacatttttcaaaACCTAATTCAACATTTTGAGTACACCAATTCAACATTTCATGTGAAAATATTGAAACAATGTCTTGAAATGTTGAACTATTTCATTCAAAATGTTGgttttttacaaaataaaaaatccaaaaaatatatttatattggaTCTCATTTTATTgaattaattataaataataacTCCATGGTTCAAACGTATTTACGGTTTAAGAGAAAAAAACCAATCAAAATTTCAAATGCAAACCCCTTCCAATCCCATCTCATCCAATCCCACCATGGCACGTGTCCCCCAGCAGCCCGACACGTGCCCATATCTCTGCTCCACGCTCGCAATCTGAGCCGTCGACTTTCGCCATAAAAGAGGCTAGGAATAAAAGCGCAGACTGGAATGGCCCGGTAGCCACTTTGGCCCAGCTTCAGCCGTACTGGACTACCCAAGCCCAAATCTAAAAATCGGAGCCCAAATCATCTGGGCCAGACCGTGCGAGAGcgtcttttaatttttttttcaaacaaacgAGCACGAATCTCCACGCAGAATCGAGCGTTGGTAACCTGCCCGCGCTGGTTCCACTCTGCAGTCACCAGGTGTGCATCTCCGATCCGCGCGCGAgacatgggcggcggcggccggggggAGCCGTGGTGGGGCCTGCCAGCGGCGAGGTCGAGGGTGCTGGGGAGGCTGGGACCCTCCTTCGGCATTGGCGCCGGctgcggcgtcggcgtcggcgtcggcctcATCGGCGGTACTACCCCTCCCTAAAACCCTAGACTCGATCTTGCAGCTTCCCTGTACATGGAaatgtccaaaaaaaaaaaaggtctacGTGTAGGCGAGTTAGGATCGTGCCGCGTAGAAATCTTGTACTCCATACTTGGTGGTTTAGACTGATCGATGGATAACCAGCCTGGTTGGAGAGGGCGGTATTTGGGGTTGCTTATCATATTCTGAACTCTTGAAGTCCATGTAGCTACAACATGTGGATGTTTGAAGCAACATAATTGATGTCTGATGATGTACAATTGGCATGAGTGTGATTAACTGATTATCCGAGGGACCAAGACCGGTGATATTTCCAGTGGCAGTAGGTCCTAACTTATGCTTAGATTCAGGATGCATCATGTTGTAGTGCTGGCATGTCTTGATTAATAGGTAACTCCTTACAATGTTTGATGCTTCCAAGATTGATGTTAGCTTGAATTTTCAGTTAACTCCTATTTATCGTACTATCAATGTGACTGAACAGGTGCAGGAGTTGGGGCTGGATTCCCTGGTCTACGCTTGGGATTTGGAGTTGGTGCCGGTTGCGGTATAGGAATTGGATTTGGTTATGGTTTCGGAAAAGGAGTTGCTTACGATAAGAATGGGAGATATTCAAACATTGGGAGATCAAATCGGAATTCTAGGGGCCTAAAATCTGAGTAAGATTTAACTTCATGCATACCTATTGCAAGATGATTTCATCTCATTCATTTTGCGATGGCCATAGTTATATTTGTGAAAATCAGGTGCTCTTCTGttgattatataaaaaattctgcGATGATCCAGAATATAAACATTACTGTTGTTTTTATTTCTTCGATGATTCTTTTGCCACCAAGGAGCCACCAGAACAGAGGAAAAAAATCCATTTCAGCACAACAGACGGAGCTATAGAGTGCAGAGACGAAAGGAGCGGTGGACGACAATAGGCGCAGACAGCGCCGGAGGGGACAGGCAACGTGACACGCCGAAAAAAGACTGGATTGGGATTGGGATTAGCTAACCCTGGGTTTTTGATACCATGTTACCTTGATTGGAATCGTGGGGAAGAATAGATGATCTATCTGGTAGCCTTGATGTCAATATATAGAGTCGGTCCTCATGGGCCAAGAATATATGTGGGCCTagatatatacttaacaaaccATATCTGGTAATTATTCAGATTACAGCTTATAAGCCCAAACAGTAACTTTTAGAAGCCTTGCAAGTTATATGTTCAAATACACCTTATAATCCATGGCAGTGTGACTAAGTCTCACAAGTCACTACCACTGGGCCTATTTTCTCGGTTGAAAAAATGCTGTAGCCTTTGAGGCCTAAAACATGGTGTCCTTTTGGCCCTGGTTAGGGTTGTCTTTTGTGATAAGAAATTAAGAGTGCAAGGCTAAACAGGCCTATGCTTTCTTCAAAGTTTTTGAAGCATAAATTATTTAATTCATGAATTACTCTGGGACTCAAAAGTCCTATTACTCCAAGATTGCCGGCAGGGTACTGCCTACCAAAGTTCTTACTGAGTGAAGTGTAGTCTCGTGGATAAGCTTGCTGAAGTGCTTTTACCTTTTAAGAACCCCAATCCTAGTCTTACCCGTTTGGGTGGGGATGTTAAACAGCCTCCTACACTAGGTCACTGGCCTGTTCCCACCTCAAACGCATTTTACCTCCACTAGGTTTTCTTTGCTATGATCCTGGAAAACACTACTTTTAACCAGAtcttctaacttttttttttcagagatCAGATTGATATCCTGGTCGATGAGCTGATCGAAAATTCCAAGAGACTAATCAAAGCAACATCAAAGGAGATCGATAAGTGGAGGCGAGCTTAGTGCAATTGGCACCAGGAACTGTGTTGTTTAGGTGCTCAGTGCTTTGCCTTAGGCGCAGACACCACTCTGAAACGTACTATCGCTTGTGTGTGATTTCCCTGAATTCTTTTCAGTGTCCGAGGCTCGTGCGACATGCTGCCCATATTTTATACGATTGTAGCAAATGCCTGGTTTGCCTACCACGTGCTAAGATGCGATTGAATGTGATCGCAATGTTGAATATTACATATTAAATATTATGCCGGATCGTTGTGTTTGTTTAGCATGCCCATGCCCATATAGTTGTGTAACTGTCGGCCTGAGTTGCTTGTCTGACTCTACTCTCTGTAGCTTACTCCAGTTCTAGCTATTGCAAAATGTAACCTTGATCAATTAATAGTTATGCTCTCTTGTTCTACAAGATTCAATGATTCTCTTCCATGAAAAATCAAACGTAATTCTGGGTCAAGTGAAGATGGGGTTTGTTATGTTTTCTCTCCCACTTTCATGGCGAAAAGATTCGTCGTGATAAAATCAAACTCAATTCGGCAGTCAGTTCCTTAAGAAACAAGTCATGTAGCTTTCTGATTAAGAATAGAAGCTCCATTGGACAGTGTACTGtttagctgctgctgctgcttctgctgaGTGTGCAGTAGAATAGAATTATAGGATGTGTTTTGACCTGGACTAAGCgattgaaaaatatttgtatagAATTTTGAGTACAGCCAAATCTCACTGGACCTTGCGGCAATTGCCCTAATTTTTTCTAAGGTGGAATGTAGGAACAACAAACAATGCAGTTCATGAGCGATTCCACTCAATTCTCGCATCCTAAACGGGGCAGTTGATGAGCCGAGAGGCGGGCCTCCTGGCTCGTAAGAACACTAACGGATGCATATATTGCCTGGCAAAGTAGAAGCACTACAAAAATGCACAAGCAAAATGATTGAGAGCAACGCTCCTTCCAGATCTAACCAAACATCGTAATGGCCAGATGCAATGACACCCATGATTACCTTGCAACAATCTTGCTCATGGATTCGTAGAGCACGAACCATAATGACCACACTCCGCAAGCCACTTTTGTCAGAAGACGCGGTTCATGGGACATGCCAATAAAGGCATGTACTACGAAATGATGGACTAACTCGTTGCATAACCGTAAAATGACCATGATTACCTCGCAAACAGACAGGTTTATTGCAAGGCAATGAAGTTATCTCCGTTGCCAGGGGCGTGCACTTTGTTTGTTTTAGTCATTTGGTCTAATGTGATCTCCTAAACATGGCGTCAACTTGCTTCAAGTTATGCACTCTCTTTGTTTTACTATGTTTGTCTACGCCCAACATTACGCATAGATCGAAGAAATTCAAAAGCAATGCAAAAGGTGCAATAAATCCCCTAAAATTATGTGTCCACCCCTTGGAATATGTAAACTTACCATAATTGTTCTACATGCATTGGTTTTCTCTCTCTAAGAGCCATACTTTGCATTTAAAATCTTAGAAATAAGAGAGCAACCATTATCACAAGGTTGATGAACAAAAATTGTGAAATTGATACTCCCGAGGTTATGAATAAATATAACAAAACGGAGGAGTAACAAATAACAACCTTAATAATTGGAATTGAGTGTCTGCCGGTTGGTAGAGGTACCATCAAGCACCACGCCCACCCAAATTCAAACCCGGGCACCTACCTTCTTCTAATTGAGTGGCAAAGCTCCtggcataatttttttttatcgacAATAGGGAGAAGACGTTCCCTGGACTTTGACTTTTTTTAGGTAGGGGGTATCAACCACGCTAAAACCAGATTTCTCAAGGAGGTATCCGCTGCGAGCACCTGGATTCGAGCAAGCTCCTAgcataatttaaaatgaaaaaCAAACTTTAATACTCAGTAATTGGATACCGAGAAATGAATGGGAATCTgaggttgtttggttggttCCAAGATTTCCTTGGTAATGCTTGCTTAAATTTGGTCACCCATGAACTGCACTGGATTTGGCAAGAAAATGATCTGGAGAGACTgtcttgccaaaaaaaaaaaaagggtaaaTGTCCTGCCAAATtttggaataaaaaaaaatacatgccaATCCTGTCAATAATAATAGTAATTTTGGCAACCATTGGATCCATACCAGTTACCAACCATGCTTCTGATTTCACCTCCCCCCACTACAACAATATTGAATGAAAGTTGATGAAATTCGTTCGGTCATTTAGTACAACTATCTGCAGGAAACTTTTGTTAATAAAACAGAACTTCGGGCTAAACTCTTTGGCAAAGGGAGAAAGGAGGACAGTGTGAAAGAATACACCAGCGTAGCAATCTTATTAAGAGTTGTATCAATCACAGTTGCCCACAAGAACATCAACCCTTTTAACATATTGGAATTTGGAACTATTTCTTGTACAGACAAAACCTGATTATTGCCCAACTCTTTAATCCCAAAATCTAGAACCACCCAACCAATAATGTTAATATTCAGAAGTCAGATACACAAAGAATAGTAAGACCAAACAGCAAGCCCACGAGCAGACAAATATCTTTGACATAGAATTGTTCATTC
This genomic interval carries:
- the LOC133883849 gene encoding protein TRIGALACTOSYLDIACYLGLYCEROL 5, chloroplastic-like gives rise to the protein MGGGGRGEPWWGLPAARSRVLGRLGPSFGIGAGCGVGVGVGLIGGAGVGAGFPGLRLGFGVGAGCGIGIGFGYGFGKGVAYDKNGRYSNIGRSNRNSRGLKSEDQIDILVDELIENSKRLIKATSKEIDKWRRA